The genomic region CGTACGTACGGGTCCGTATACGGCGGTTCGGTGGATTATGCGGGCCGCTGTGCCGCGACGGAAGCCAAGCCGAGTGTGCCGAAGAACGCGATTGGCATGGCGATGGTGAGCGCAGGACTGTTGGCGAGCCGCCAAGGGCCATGCGGGCTGCCGGCGGTTTGTGCCGCCAGCTCCCGGCCGACGCCGCGACGTCGCAACTCGGCAAAACGAGTGTCACCGCGCTTCCATTGTTTCCAGGCGATGGCGCGCAACCGCCGCCTGAGCCATTCGTCAAGTGTGCGCAATACCGACGGGGTTTGGCAGAAGCCGAAGTAGCCGCGCCATCCGATCAGATAGCGCGACAGCTCCTTGGCAATCTGCGCGAGGCTTCGGCCGCAGGTGCGTCGCGTCAGTCCTCGGACCTTCGCCTTGAAGCGGGCGAGTACCTGCGGCGCGATGCGCCGGCGCGGTTCTTTTTCGCCGGTAAAGCTGAAGCCCAGGAACTTGCGAACGCTCGGTTTGGCGACCGCGCTCTTGGCTTTGTTGACCTTGAGCTTGAGGCGCTTTTCGAGGAACCGTTCGATGCCCGCCAGCACCCGCTCACCCGCCTTCCGACTGCGCACATAGATGTTGCAGTCGTCGGCATAGCGCACGAAGCGATGGCCGCGCTTCTCCAATTCCTTGTCCAGCACATCCAGCATCAGGTTCGACAATAGCGGCGAGAGCGGACCGCCTTGCGGCGTGCCCTCCTCCGTCGGGCTGACCAGTCCTCCCTCCATCGCACCCGTGGTCAAGAAGCCACGGATCAACTTGAGGAGGCGCTTGTCAGCCACCCGCCTGGCAATGAGCCCCATCAGGATGTCGTGGTTGACCCGGTCGAAGAACTTCTCCAGGTCGATGTCCACGACGACGGCATGTCCGGACGCAATATACGCCTGCGCCCGCTCCACCGCCTGATGCGCCGAGCGCCCCGGCCGGAAGCCGAAGCTGGTCTCGGAGAACGTCTCATCCCAATCCGCCTGTAGCACCTGCATCGCCGCCTGCTGGATGAAGCGGTCGAGCACCGTCGGGATGCCAAGCAGCCGTAGGCCGCCCGACGCCTTCGGTATCTCCACCCGCCGCACCGACTGCGGTTTGTAGGTGCCCTCAAGCAACTGGGCCCGGATCGTGGGCCAATGCTCTTTCAGGTAGCCCGGCAGCTCGCCGACGGTCATCCCGTCGACGCCCGCCGCGCCCTTGTTGCGCGTCACTTGCGCCAACGCTTTCTTCAGATTCTCACGCCCAACAACTGCTTCCATCGACGGCCCTTCGTCCGCCGGGCGTTCGAGGGCGGTGGCCGCCGCGCGCGCTACGGTCTCTCGGGCGGCGGCGTTCGGGGCTTCACCCTTCGTTCCGGTGCCCAAGTTCAGCTTGACCTGATTCTTCTGCCGCATGGCTCGCGCGAGATCACCGTTCTACTAACCGCTTCTACCGTTTGGGCCTTCGGCGGCACGCCGCCGCCTACTATGCCCGCTGCTGACTTCTGCGCTGCGGTCAGATCGCCTTACGACGACCTCAGTCCCGTTGCCGGGACACAGCACAGACCTCCCGAGGTAAGACCGACCGCCTTCACCGCACGCTCGCCGGATTTACCACCCCGTCCCTTGATGACCATGGACTTCGCGATCATGTGCTCGCTCGTCCGGCCGGGTAGGCCTCGTTATCCGGTAATTGTCCATCGAGCCGCGGCTTTGCTCCACGCTGTCTTCAGACCCCACCTCGCGATGACGCCCTTGCGCTTCGCTAATCCTTCGCCGTCATCAGGCTGGATAGAGGACTTCCACCTCCAAGCTGTCGTTCATACTCGGCACACACAAAAAAAGCCCCGGATCGCTCCAGGGCTTTGCGTCGATGGTTTGTCGAACCGGTGGCTCAGTAGCGGTAGTGATCCGACTTGTACGGGCCTTCCTGCTTCACGCCGATGTAGTCGGCCTGGTCCTTGCGCAGCTCGGTGAGCTTGACGCCGATCTTGGCGAGGTGCAGGCGGGCGACCTTCTCGTCGAGCGTCTTCGGCAGCACGTAGACCTTCTTCTCGTACTTGCCGTCCTTGTTGTTGGCGAACAGCTCGATCTGCGCCAGCGTCTGGTTGGTGAAGGACGCCGACATCACGAAGGACGGATGGCCCATCGCGTTGCCGAGGTTCACGAGGCGGCCCTCCGACAGCAGGATGATGCGGTGCTTGTCGGGGAACTCGATCTCGTCGACCTGCGGCTTGATGTTGGTCCACTTCAGATTGCGCAGAGACGCGATCTGGATCTCGTTGTCGAAGTGGCCGATGTTGCAGACGATGGCGCGATCCTTCATCGCGCGCATGTGCTCGATCGTGATGATGTCCTTGTTGCCGGTGGCGGTGACGAAGATGTCGGCGCGCGGCGCGGCGTCTTCCATGGTCACGACCTCGTAGCCTTCCATCGCCGCCTGCAGCGCGCAGATCGGATCGACTTCCGACACCATGACGCGGCAGCCGGCCTGGCGCAGCGAGGCGGCCGAGCCCTTGCCGACGTCGCCGAAGCCCGCGACCATCGCGACCTTGCCCGACAGCATCACGTCGGTGCCGCGGCGGATGCCGTCGACCAGCGATTCACGGCAGCCATAGAGGTTGTCGAACTTCGACTTGGTGACGCTGTCGTTGACGTTGATTGCCGGCCACAGCAGCGTGCCCGCCTTCTGCATGTCATAGAGACGATGCACGCCCGTCGTGGTCTCCTCGGAAACGCCCTTGATGCTGTTGGCGATCCCGGCGAAGTAGCCCTTCGGCTTTTCCTTGAGCTGCTTCTTCAGAAGCGCGAAGAAGACTTCCTCTTCCTCGGAGCCGGGCTTGTCGAGGAAGGCGGTGTCGCCGTTCTCGGCGCGCAGGCCGAGATGGACATACATGGTGGCGTCGCCGCCGTCATCAAGGATCATGTTCGGATGACCGCCGCCGTGCCAGTCGAACAGCTTTGCGGTGTAGTCCCAGTAATCCTTCAGCGTCTCACCCTTGACGGCGAAGACGGGAATGCCGGCGGCGGCGATCGCAGCGGCAGCGTGATCCTGCGTCGAATATATGTTGCAGGAGACCCAGCGGATGTCGGCGCCGAGCGCGGCGAGCGTCTCGATCAGCACGCCGGTCTGGATCGTCATGTGCAGCGAGCCGGCGATGCGGGCACCCTTCAGCGGCTGCTTCGGGCCGTACTCCTCGCGGGTGGCCATCAGGCCGGGCATCTCGGTCTCGGCCAGCGAGAGCTCCTTGCGGCCGAAATCGGCGAGCGAAATGTCCTTGACGATGTAATCGGTGAAGCCGGGCTTCGCGTTCATAGGGGGTTCCTGTTTGTTGGGCTCGTCATTCCGGGCGCTCGTCAAACGAGCGAACCCGGAATCTGGAAGGTTCGAGATTCCGGGTTCGCCGCTGTCGCGGCGTCCCGGAATGACGCAAGGACTAGAGCGCGCGCTTGAGCTGCTCGACGAGGTCGGTCTTCTCCCAGGAGAAGCCGCCCTCGTTGTCGGGCGTGCGGCCGAAATGCCCGTAGGCCGAGGTGCGCGCGTAGATCGGCCGGTTGAGATCGAGATGGGTCCGGATGCCGCGCGGGGTGAGGTCCATCGCCTTTGCGGCGGCCTTCTCGAGCTGGTCTTCCGAAACCTTACCGGTGCCGTGGGTATCGATGTAGATCGACAGCGGACGCGCCACGCCGATGGCGTAGGCAAGCTGGAGCGTGCAGCGGTCGGCAAGGCCGGCGGCGACGATGTTCTTGGCGACGTAGCGCGCGGCATAGGCCGCTGAACGGTCGACCTTGGTCGGATCCTTGCCGGAGAACGCGCCGCCGCCATGCGGGGCCGCGCCGCCATAGGTGTCGACGATGATCTTGCGGCCGGTCAGGCCGGAATCGCCGTCGGGACCGCCGATGTAGAACTTGCCGGTCGGGTTGATGTGCCAGATCGTTTTCGGGGTGATCCAGTCCTTCGGCAGCGCCTCGCGCACATAGGGCTCGACGATCTCGCGGACCTGGTTCGAGGTCAGGTCCGGAACCAGATGCTGGTGCGAGACCACGATCTCGCGCACGCCGACCGGCCTGCCGTTCTCGTACTGCACGGTGACCTGGCTCTTGGAGTCAGGACCCAGCACCTTCTCCTTGCCGGAGTGACGGGCTTCGGAGATCAGGCGCAGGATCTTGTGGGCGTAGAAGATCGGCGCCGGCATCAGATCGGGCGTCTCGTTGGTGGCGTAGCCGAACATGATGCCCTGGTCGCCCGCGCCTTCTTCCTTGACCTCGCCCGGCTGCAGCGCATCGACGCCCTGGGCGATGTCGGCCGACTGCGGATGCAAGAGGATCTCGATGTCGCAGGTCTTCCAGTGGAAGCCTTCCTGCTCGTAGCCGATGTCCTTGATCGCGCCGCGCACGACGCTCTCGATGTGCTCGTTGGTCACCGACTTCGGACCGCGGGTCTCACCGGCGATCACCACCTTGTTGGTGGTCGCGAGCGTCTCGCAGGCGGCGCGGATCTGCCACGGGTCGATGCCCGCCTTCGGCCCTTCACGGTAGAACAGGTCGACGATCTCATCGGAGATCCGGTCACAGACCTTGTCCGGATGGCCCTCGGACACGGACTCGCTGGTGAAGAGATAGGACGCGCGCATCAGTAACCCCTTGTTCCGCCGCTGGCCGGCGGGCGTTTGCGATGTTTACTTTTGGTGATGTCAATCACGCCGACGCGAGATGACGTAGGATTCGTCGAGAA from Bradyrhizobium sp. CB1015 harbors:
- the ltrA gene encoding group II intron reverse transcriptase/maturase, which codes for MRQKNQVKLNLGTGTKGEAPNAAARETVARAAATALERPADEGPSMEAVVGRENLKKALAQVTRNKGAAGVDGMTVGELPGYLKEHWPTIRAQLLEGTYKPQSVRRVEIPKASGGLRLLGIPTVLDRFIQQAAMQVLQADWDETFSETSFGFRPGRSAHQAVERAQAYIASGHAVVVDIDLEKFFDRVNHDILMGLIARRVADKRLLKLIRGFLTTGAMEGGLVSPTEEGTPQGGPLSPLLSNLMLDVLDKELEKRGHRFVRYADDCNIYVRSRKAGERVLAGIERFLEKRLKLKVNKAKSAVAKPSVRKFLGFSFTGEKEPRRRIAPQVLARFKAKVRGLTRRTCGRSLAQIAKELSRYLIGWRGYFGFCQTPSVLRTLDEWLRRRLRAIAWKQWKRGDTRFAELRRRGVGRELAAQTAGSPHGPWRLANSPALTIAMPIAFFGTLGLASVAAQRPA
- the metK gene encoding methionine adenosyltransferase encodes the protein MRASYLFTSESVSEGHPDKVCDRISDEIVDLFYREGPKAGIDPWQIRAACETLATTNKVVIAGETRGPKSVTNEHIESVVRGAIKDIGYEQEGFHWKTCDIEILLHPQSADIAQGVDALQPGEVKEEGAGDQGIMFGYATNETPDLMPAPIFYAHKILRLISEARHSGKEKVLGPDSKSQVTVQYENGRPVGVREIVVSHQHLVPDLTSNQVREIVEPYVREALPKDWITPKTIWHINPTGKFYIGGPDGDSGLTGRKIIVDTYGGAAPHGGGAFSGKDPTKVDRSAAYAARYVAKNIVAAGLADRCTLQLAYAIGVARPLSIYIDTHGTGKVSEDQLEKAAAKAMDLTPRGIRTHLDLNRPIYARTSAYGHFGRTPDNEGGFSWEKTDLVEQLKRAL
- the ahcY gene encoding adenosylhomocysteinase, whose translation is MNAKPGFTDYIVKDISLADFGRKELSLAETEMPGLMATREEYGPKQPLKGARIAGSLHMTIQTGVLIETLAALGADIRWVSCNIYSTQDHAAAAIAAAGIPVFAVKGETLKDYWDYTAKLFDWHGGGHPNMILDDGGDATMYVHLGLRAENGDTAFLDKPGSEEEEVFFALLKKQLKEKPKGYFAGIANSIKGVSEETTTGVHRLYDMQKAGTLLWPAINVNDSVTKSKFDNLYGCRESLVDGIRRGTDVMLSGKVAMVAGFGDVGKGSAASLRQAGCRVMVSEVDPICALQAAMEGYEVVTMEDAAPRADIFVTATGNKDIITIEHMRAMKDRAIVCNIGHFDNEIQIASLRNLKWTNIKPQVDEIEFPDKHRIILLSEGRLVNLGNAMGHPSFVMSASFTNQTLAQIELFANNKDGKYEKKVYVLPKTLDEKVARLHLAKIGVKLTELRKDQADYIGVKQEGPYKSDHYRY